A genomic stretch from Oncorhynchus tshawytscha isolate Ot180627B linkage group LG07, Otsh_v2.0, whole genome shotgun sequence includes:
- the LOC112254832 gene encoding CD209 antigen-like protein D isoform X1 has product MVDYVNKQVIELNKVIEGNENRATRRVKTETHLSDGRTRLYRLAAVCFGMMCILQVILNISLKLAFCTGRVVEQRDMGVPTRTLLGCIEGWRLSGSSCYFLSTERKTWEESRQDCLERGADLVVVNSRNEQKFLTGLNRNIDSVWIGLTDRETEGTWKWVDGTPLATRYWGRNQPDNGVVFAVHIGEEDCVEINYGYSDPVNKWNDIACNSQFNWICERVI; this is encoded by the exons ATGGTCGACTATGTCAATAAACAGGTTATTGAATTAAACAAGGTTATTGAAGGAAACGAGAACAGAGCAACGAGGAGAGTAAAGACTGAGACCCATctctcag ATGGAAGAACAAGACTCTACAGGCTggctgctgtgtgttttgggatgATGTGTATTCTACAAGTCATTCTCAACATCTCCCTAAAGCTAGCTTTCT gtACCGGAAGAGTGGTGGAACAGAGGGACATGGGGGTCCCAACAAGGACTCTGTTAGGGTGTATTGAAGGATGGAGGCTGTCGGGATCCAGCTGTTACTTCTTGTCTACTGAGAGGAAAACCTGGGAGGAGAGCAGACAAGACTgtctggagagaggagcagacctggTGGTTGTAAACAGCAGAAAtgaacag AAATTCCTCACTGGATTAAACAGGAATATTGATAGTGTTTGGATCGGTctgactgatagagagacagaggggacctGGAAATGGGTGGATGGTACACCACTGGCCACAAG GTACTGGGGGCGTAACCAGCCTGATAATGGTGTTGTTTTTGCAGTACACATAGGAGAGGAGGACTGTGTTGAGATTAATTATGGGTATTCTGACCCAGTAAATAAATGGAATGACATAGCATGTAACTCTCAATTTAACTGGATTTGTGAAAGGGTGATATAA
- the LOC112254832 gene encoding CD209 antigen-like protein D isoform X2 — protein MVDYVNKQVIELNKVIEGNENRATRRVKTETHLSGTGRVVEQRDMGVPTRTLLGCIEGWRLSGSSCYFLSTERKTWEESRQDCLERGADLVVVNSRNEQKFLTGLNRNIDSVWIGLTDRETEGTWKWVDGTPLATRYWGRNQPDNGVVFAVHIGEEDCVEINYGYSDPVNKWNDIACNSQFNWICERVI, from the exons ATGGTCGACTATGTCAATAAACAGGTTATTGAATTAAACAAGGTTATTGAAGGAAACGAGAACAGAGCAACGAGGAGAGTAAAGACTGAGACCCATctctcag gtACCGGAAGAGTGGTGGAACAGAGGGACATGGGGGTCCCAACAAGGACTCTGTTAGGGTGTATTGAAGGATGGAGGCTGTCGGGATCCAGCTGTTACTTCTTGTCTACTGAGAGGAAAACCTGGGAGGAGAGCAGACAAGACTgtctggagagaggagcagacctggTGGTTGTAAACAGCAGAAAtgaacag AAATTCCTCACTGGATTAAACAGGAATATTGATAGTGTTTGGATCGGTctgactgatagagagacagaggggacctGGAAATGGGTGGATGGTACACCACTGGCCACAAG GTACTGGGGGCGTAACCAGCCTGATAATGGTGTTGTTTTTGCAGTACACATAGGAGAGGAGGACTGTGTTGAGATTAATTATGGGTATTCTGACCCAGTAAATAAATGGAATGACATAGCATGTAACTCTCAATTTAACTGGATTTGTGAAAGGGTGATATAA